ATTATTTCTTCAGTGCACTGTTCTCAACATGCTAATCTGTTAATATAACCACGtaactttaatatatatatatatgaataacATGATGGCTGATGTGGAGATGGATTCAGAAATAAATTCATGAATGGCATTTGACTCAATCTGTCTGCCTCATTTTTTATattcatgaaaagtcaaaaaCCGCAGGCTATTAGCAAacagtatttattttaaagacagTATAAATGCACCATAGCAATTCATCATACTATATGATCATAACAATAATCTTTTTATAGAACCTtacaaatgtatataatataatttatgtaACATTACACCCCAAAACCATTGAATCACATGCATACAGGAATATAGAAACAGATGGAAAGAGGAAATTCATGAATATGTAATCCATATATTCGTTCATCAGTGGTCACCAAAAATTGGCACTTGCACACGTGTGGAGATCACCAGGGCAATATTTCCCCATTGTAGCTCACAAATTCACCATGATCTTTCTCGGTTAATCCACAAATGACAGACAACACTGATGATATGCTCTCTTCTACACTTAATTCTCcctatttataataaataaatagaaagaTTGGTTAAAATGCAGTCATTTcctttaaaaatctttaaattgtaaaataaaatgtgacattctgtacttttgtttCAAATTCACCTTTAAacgtttagacatttcttgactccaatGCAAAATTTTGCCTTTATTGTCCTAATACTTATGTATATATTCTCAAAATGGGGgctgcgagatggtgccaggggggccccattttaatgacattttataaaatagattaatttatcataaattcagtataggctactaaccaacagcaatacattgtatacGTTTTAgtatgttttatgtcatacaaaGGAATGCCCTGTACACGAGGGTGGGGGCGCATGCcaaaatttttttgagaacAAATTGCATTCATAAAAAACAACCGAACACATTTATACTCACATTTTTTCCACCCATATCAGTGCGCACCCAACCAGGGTGCAGGACAACGCATAAAATTCCCTCTGCTTCCAGATCAACTGCCAAACTTCTTGTAATCATGTTTAGCGCACTCTTAATTAAAAGAAACCACAAAATCATGCATGTAAACCTACATTAACTGCAACCAAATAAATGCATTACAATAAAAACTCACCTTAGATGCCCTGTAAGGGTAAAGCTTGAAGAATGGTATTTGAAGGGCCGTGTTGAGCTCAACAGACCCCAAGAGAGATGACACATTGATCACGGCCGATCTGTGAATTCCCATTCCACTGCCCTGACCCGCCGCCTCTCTCAACAACGGCAGAAAAGCCTGCAAGAGACcacaaataatttaattaaaaaataaactgttTTCTGATCCGTGTACACATCAGTACATCCATATCTTCTGCACTGCCCATAACACTATGCATATTTATTAGcgtgttttcattttttactcaTTCTCCATGCATGACATGATCATAATCTGTATTATATTGTAATGTGCAATATGCTCTAGTCTCTTAACTTGCGTATATGTACTTCACTGCGTTACTACTTCATTATTGCACACTGTTGCACATACTTCCTTGcacatctatctatctctatAATCCTGgtgagttttttttataatcCTGGTTAGTTCAAATTTGACTTTATTGGttctataataaacaaaaaagtacCTTTGTCACAAAAAGAGGAGCCACTGTGTTAATCTCATATGTTTTCATCATGGCATCTCGGGTGACAGTGTCCAAATAACAGGGGATGTTAATAGCTGCATTAttaattaaacaatttaacccaTCAGCACCCACAATAGACTTCACTTCTTGAACTGCATCATTCACGCTTACATCACTGGTTACATCTGGGGATACAACATTTTTTTAGGGCAGTGTCTTAGTACAGTTTTGAAGTTAATTTTGTATAGTAACATTAAATTCATACTAAAGACATCCTCGGACTTATATCAAAAAACACAGTGATTAACAAAAGTCATGTCATATGATATAAATGTAACTGCACTTTGGTTTTAAATATGAGGCCTTCATTTCTAGTGTGGCATTTGAAGGCACAGATGTATTAAAATAGTTTACAATAAAATCACCAAAATTAACGAAAAAGTTTTTGCTTTAATATAAGTAGTGATCTTTTCAAAGCAGCAACGACGtcacttttccacgtgaccaCGCCGGAGCTcgccctgttgagtggcaaaaTGGCATGGAAATGACTGGATTTCAGGGACTGCTGCGAAAACGCCAtgtaaaactgactattatcagcttaaatttaatttaattggcCTTAACAATGACCCTAACAACTTGCCAAACATCCAGTAGTCTGTGGACATTGGCATATAGACATTGCTTTTCCTGACATATGTTATTAAACTACACACCTTTGTAGAACACAAGGCTCATcataatgtatgtttttttttaatgaaggctCACTGACAAAACTTTGCAATTACACAGAATAAGAGTATTCATTGGTGTATTTTTATAGGATTTTTTTATCTCAAAATTTTACATACCTGATGGCAACTGCtaccagaggtggaaagagtaatgaaatgtactcaagtaaaagtaaagttactttaataatattttacttaagtaaaagtaaaactactggtctaaaaatctactcaagtaaaagtaaaaaagtaggtcattttaacttaactcagagtaaaagttacttttttacagcgcgGTGAGGTGGGTGATTCTAATATAGCTCTAAAGAATAAGGAAATATAAATATCAAACTAGTTGTTTCAGGAACACCTTTACAATTacagtgcaataacaaaaactatataaaataaaaagcatttttataattaagaaacatttattgtTTTGTGAACTTTTGAGGCAAAAATATAAGGTCTAGtatctatagacggtttcagcagtaacaatataaacaagcggctgtcgtggtccgcacgtaacttccggtaaactccgctaagactaaataacaacaaagttctttaaacgaagtttatttatataacaagcaaaaaaacaacaacacatattacctaggaaaccaaaacaattgttattttcgacgaggcatttgttcaagagatcagtttagcaactagtcagaccattaaaaaaacgaaacagGAAGTAAAGTTCGTGCGTCCGATGAAGCCGTCAAAATTGATTTACTGCTGgtaatatacattattttattaaaacctaTATATAATTGGCATATTGAGTATGAGATGGGTCGATCACACAACTGCTTTTCCCATTTTAGACGCGTTTTTCACACTATGCTAATGCTGTCGCTCAGACTTTGTGCCACTCAATGGGCGTAACAGTCACTTTAGCCGAAAGTGACGTCACGTGCATACCCCGTCAGGCAAACCCTGTCCTAAAAAAGGACAAATTCCTGTCCTTTGTCTCCATCTGCTGGACATATATCTACACACATTGTCTACCATGGCCTTAAAGAtcttttaaaatacaataatgtttaaaataagtcattatgtttaatttaacaCGTAAATATTTTATGTGATAGCCTACATGTAGCAGAAAACGTCCTTACCAAGAGTTACTACATGGACCTCTGGATGAGATTTGGCAAGTGCTTGCAGTTCCTTCAATAAAATCAAATGATAATCACTCGTTagtgtcttaaaatgtaatatgttacaatcccttacgaaaattaaccatggttttactacagttaaaaccaaaaaaccatggttactgtagtaaaaccatggtaaccacaaaataaccatggttttgacaactatggttttcaaaaaccatagttaaaccatggttggtgtagtaaaaccatagttttgctgatagtaatcaatacaccaaaaaaccatggttactacacttttaccacaataaaaccatggttaattttcgtaagggatttGACTTCAGATCAGATCTACAGTACCTCTGCAGCGTCTGGATTCCGGGCGGTTGCGATGATCTTTTGGGGTCTTTCCGGGGTACTGAGCAACTGTCGGACCATCTCCAGTCCGAGCCCTCTGTTGGCTCCCGTGATGAGTATTGAATGACACTTGCTGAAGTTTAACATCTTTAACACACCAGAGCTGTGTGTGGAATGTGCGCTCACTCTTTTAAGTGTTTCTAATCAATGCAACTGGAACAGGCGGGGATAAAGTTTCGTAAGCATGGCATTTCAACATGTAAGTTCATGTCATGATGAGAGATAGACAACCAGAGAGTTAACGTAAAAACCACCGGAAAAAAACAATACGAAAGTCTAATGCTTAGTCTCAAGTCTaataagctggtctagctgtgttttggtcatttttaagaTGGTCTGATGGACTTTGcaggtcaggctggaagaccagctgacccaccagcttgaccagttttgccaggctgggaggaccatctTAAACTAGCTAAAACAAGCTACAATGCTGGTCTTAGATGGATTTTTTTGAAGGGGAGGAAAGGAAATTGATTATTACAGGTTTTTTTATTCGCTTTGGTAGGCTACTATTTTCACATGTAAGgtgtacattttcaaaactcttagTACAAAAATCCAAACTGATCACACTTGTACTAATCATTCTTTCAAAACCTGATGTAATGCTTTCAGTAAGTTGCACATGTTTTCAGTACacaattattgtttaaaatgtaagaTTATTGTAATATTGTGTGTAATATTGTGAAATATTGTTTCAAATCGCCCTTAGAAGTGCTGATATTAATATTCTACATTActatacagtttttttttattcgcttTGGTACTATTTTCACAAGTATGTGGTAAAACCTCACAACTGTTAGTACAAAACTCAAAGCAGATCATCAAAAAGTCAGTTTTTTCAAACATGGGATCACATTATCAATTGACAAAATTATACATTCACTTTTTCACCACACCTAATCGTTGTGTCATATAAGAAATACCTTTCATATGAAGAAATTGTCTTTCACAATGCAATGTTCACAATACTTTTGATATGCTTCT
The DNA window shown above is from Paramisgurnus dabryanus chromosome 23, PD_genome_1.1, whole genome shotgun sequence and carries:
- the LOC135788160 gene encoding C-signal-like, producing MLNFSKCHSILITGANRGLGLEMVRQLLSTPERPQKIIATARNPDAAEELQALAKSHPEVHVVTLDVTSDVSVNDAVQEVKSIVGADGLNCLINNAAINIPCYLDTVTRDAMMKTYEINTVAPLFVTKAFLPLLREAAGQGSGMGIHRSAVINVSSLLGSVELNTALQIPFFKLYPYRASKSALNMITRSLAVDLEAEGILCVVLHPGWVRTDMGGKNGELSVEESISSVLSVICGLTEKDHGEFVSYNGEILPW